A window of the Lactuca sativa cultivar Salinas chromosome 7, Lsat_Salinas_v11, whole genome shotgun sequence genome harbors these coding sequences:
- the LOC111912008 gene encoding cellulose synthase-like protein H1: protein MMAINTQNSTFLPLQEKIVHKNTTARVIELVILSLLVSLLIYRVVYFKDQGHYFPWVLALLCESMFTFTWILVMSTKWNQCSTKTYPERLLNSVNESEFPAVDVFVTTADAILEPSIITMNTVLSLLAVDFPSNKLALYLSDDGCSPLTYYSLIETIKFAKVWVPFCKKYNVQVRAPFRYFTPESTPLKDDSLEFQQEWKKMKNEYGDLYKKIEFASQRPIPCDRNSDFADFYNVHRSDHPTIIKIISENKEGNPNDLPHVIYISREKSSKHQHHYKAGAMNVLTRVSGVMTNSPLILNLDCDMYANNPQVFIHAMCMLFSFKNEEDAGFIQFPQAFYNGLKDDPFGNQLANFYYLANGISGIQGTFYAGSNCFHRRKVIYGSYPNDKIKTNKKDLHKIFGKSIELQESAAQILSSSNSKIESQRRPSSFIEAAIRVAGCSYEYGTMWGTQVGWMYGSTTEDVLTGLTIHGRGYRTVICTPDPPAFLGCAPTTYTSANTQQKRWAMGLLEILFTDKSPILLTIKGNLWFRQALAYLWLSSWAIRSFFELIYAALLSYCIITGSHFLPKVNEPAFLIPGGIFVIYNLYVLWEFRRINLSFRMWWNLQRMGRVNAMTAYTFAFVTVVLKLFGLSNIVFEVTQKEESNDDEDTSGRFVYDTSPVIVPGVAIMLVSLTALVSGMSRLGEVGFGEMVCNVWMILCFWEYFKGIFGNGKYRIPTSTIWKAGALALLFVQLCRRSS, encoded by the exons ATGATGGCTATAAACACTCAAAACTCGACTTTTCTCCCTCTACAAGAGAAAATAGTCCATAAGAACACAACCGCCCGAGTCATAGAGCTCGTGATTCTTTCCCTTCTTGTTTCCCTACTTATTTATCGAGTCGTTTACTTCAAGGATCAAGGCCATTACTTCCCATGGGTTCTTGCGTTGTTGTGTGAGTCAATGTTTACTTTCACTTGGATTCTTGTTATGTCGACTAAATGGAATCAATGTTCAACCAAAACGTATCCTGAAAGACTCTTAAACAG TGTAAACGAATCAGAGTTTCCGGCGGTAGATGTCTTTGTAACCACCGCCGATgccatcctagaaccatctatcATAACAATGAACACGGTGTTATCTTTGCTAGCAGTAGATTTTCCATCTAACAAGTTAGCTCTTTATCTGTCCGACGATGGCTGCTCACCTCTTACATATTATTCACTTATTGAAACGATAAAGTTTGCAAAAGTTTGGGTCCCTTTCTGCAAAAAGTATAACGTCCAAGTTAGAGCTCCGTTTCGATACTTTACTCCCGAGTCGACGCCATTAAAAGACGATTCATTAGAATTCCAACAAGAATGGAAAAAGATGAAG AACGAATATGGAGATCTTTACAAGAAGATTGAGTTCGCATCTCAGAGGCCCATCCCATGTGATCGTAATTCGGATTTTGCTGATTTCTATAATGTTCATCGGTCGGACCACCCAACTATCATCAAG ATTATATCGGAAAATAAAGAAGGTAATCCAAATGATTTACCCCATGTGATATACATCTCAAGAGAAAAAAGCTCCAAGCATCAACATCATTACAAAGCTGGTGCCATGAATGTTCTG ACAAGAGTCTCGGGAGTAATGACAAATTCGCCCCTGATTTTGAATCTAGACTGTGACATGTACGCAAACAATCCACAAGTTTTTATTCATGCAATGTGTATGCTGTTTAGTTTCAAGAATGAAGAAGATGCCGGTTTTATCCAATTTCCTCAAGCTTTCTATAACGGGTTGAAGGATGACCCTTTTGGGAATCAACTCGCGAATTTTTAT TATCTTGCAAATGGAATTTCGGGAATTCAAGGGACTTTTTACGCAGGATCGAATTGTTTTCACAGACgaaaggttatttatggttcatatccaaatgataaaataaaaacCA ATAAAAAAGATCTACATAAAATCTTCGGAAAGTCAATTGAATTACAAGAATCAGCCGCTCAGATATTATCAAGCTCAAATTCAAAGATAGAAAGTCAAAGGAGACCCTCGAGTTTCATTGAAGCGGCAATTCGCGTTGCGGGTTGTAGCTATGAGTACGGTACCATGTGGGGCACACAG GTTGGATGGATGTACGGATCGACAACCGAAGATGTTCTCACTGGACTGACGATCCATGGAAGAGGGTATAGAACCGTCATTTGCACACCCGACCCGCCCGCATTTCTCGGGTGCGCCCCTACAACGTATACATCCGCCAACACCCAACAAAAAAGGTGGGCCATGGGGCTTCTTGAAATCTTATTCACCGATAAAAGCCCAATACTTCTTACTATAAAAGGAAACCTTTGGTTTCGACAAGCCCTCGCTTACCTATGGCTTAGTTCATGGGCAATTCGGTCATTTTTCGAGCTAATTTACGCGGCCCTTTTGTCGTATTGCATCATCACTGGTTCCCATTTCTTGCCGAAGGTGAACGAGCCGGCTTTTCTCATCCccgggggtatttttgtcatttacaATCTTTACGTGTTGTGGGAATTCCGAAGGATAAATTTGTCATTTCGTATGTGGTGGAACCTCCAAAGAATGGGGAGAGTAAACGCCATGACCGCGTATACATTCGCGTTTGTAACTGTCGTCTTGAAGCTCTTTGGATTATCGAATATAGTTTTTGAAGTAACACAAAAGGAAGAAAGTAATGATGATGAAGATACTTCCGGAAGGTTTGTTTACGACACATCACCGGTGATTGTGCCAGGTGTCGCGATAATGTTGGTCAGTCTCACTGCATTGGTTAGTGGGATGTCAAGATTAGGGGAGGTTGGATTTGGGGAGATGGTTTGTAATGTTTGGATGATACTATGTTTTTGGGAATACTTTAAAGGGATTTTTGGGAATGGGAAATATAGGATTCCTACATCAACAATTTGGAAGGCTGGAGCTTTGGCTTTACTTTTTGTGCAATTATGTAGAAGATCATCTTAA